ATCGGATTGAACCCGATGCTTCGTCTGGAAATGCAACTTGGTGGAATCATCTGGTGGGAGTTAGGAATTCGCCGGCGAGCTTCGGGTCATCCGTGGGAACTGTTGCGAGAGACATTGGCTCGATTGAGCAGCCCGCCGACGCGCGCCGACCTGCCTCGTTTCTCCGGCGGGCTCGTCGGCTTTGTCGGTTACGATGCAGTACGGTTCATGGAACGGCTCCCTGAGACGGCCCGACCGGTCATGCCGTTTCCACTGGCGGCATTTTATTTGCCGGCCGTGATTCTCGCCTTTGATCATGTGCGCCGGACGGTGAGCATCATCGGCGCCAAGAGTCAGCTCGGCGTGGATGAAACAGTTGAGCAAGTTCATCGGCTGCTTAGCCGGCCAATCCACGAGTTGCCGTCTGCGCCCTCAACGCGGCCACGAGCCAATCAGACGGCTGAGCAGTTCGTCGAGCGGGTCATGCGCGCCAAGGAGTATATTGCTGCTGGAGACATCTTTCAGGTGGTCCTCTCCATTCGGTTTGAAGGGGAGACACAAGCCCATCCGTTTCAGGTCTACCGGGCGCTGCGCATGATCAATCCGTCTCCGTACATGTACTATCTGGATTTCGGATCGCACCAGATCGTCGGTTCATCGCCTGAGATGTTGGTCAGACTCGAAAACGGACAGGCGATGGTGCGACCGATTGCCGGCACGCGCCCGCGTGGAGCCGATCAGCAGGAGGACGATCAACGTGCGCGCGATTTGTTGGCCGATGAAAAAGAGCGTGCCGAGCATTTGATGTTGGTGGACCTGGCGCGGAATGATCTTGGACGCGTGGCTCAGCCGGGAACGGTGACCGTTCCTGTGTATGCCTCGGTGGAGCGGTATTCCCACGTCATGCATTTGGTTTCGAGCGTGGAGTGCCGAGTCGCCCCACAGATAGATATGATTGATTTATTCCAGGCTGTTTTCCCTGCCGGAACGGTGACCGGCGCGCCAAAGATTCGGGCAATGCAGATCATCGAAGAATTAGAAGGTGAGCAACGTGGCCCCTATGCCGGCTGTGTTGGCTACTTTGGACTCAATGGCAACATGGATCATGCCATCACGTTGAGAACCACTTTCTTTGCCGGTGGCCGATACTACATTCAGGCTGGCGCCGGCATCGTGGCTGATTCGGTGCCCCAGCGTGAGTACCACGAGATTCACAGTAAAGCGCAGGCGATGTTTCGCGCGTTGGAGATGGCGGGAGGCAAATTATGAAAGTGTTGCTCATTGATAATTACGATTCGTTTACCTACAACCTCTATCAGATGCTACGGGTGTTGGGCGCCGATGTAATCGTCCGTCGAAACGACGAGCTGAGCCTCGATCAAGTGGATCGGCTTTCGCCGACGCATCTGGTGATTTCACCGGGGCCGGGCCGACCTGAGCAGGCTGGCTTGTCCTGCGCGGTGATCGAAGGCTTTTATAACAAAATTCCTATTCTTGGCGTTTGCTTGGGTCATCAGTGTGTGGCGCACGTATTTGGCGGACGTGTCCGGCGAGCGCCACGGATGATGCACGGCAAAACGTCGGCGATTCATCATGATGGTCGGAGCATCTTTCGTGGCGTGACCAACCCATTCAGGGCGACGCGGTATCATTCGCTGATTGTCGAACGGGACGAATTGCCTGATCTTCTGGAGGTCTCAGCTTCAACCGCGGAAGGCGAGATCATGGGGCTTCGCCTGAAGGCGTTTCCCGTGGAAGGCGTTCAGTTCCATCCAGAATCCATCATGACGCCAGAGGGCGCTAAGCTGATCAGCAATTTCCTACAACTCGGAGCACAGAGCTGATGGAAGAAACATTAGAGAGACTTGTGAGTGGCGAGCATCTTTCTCGGCAGGAAGCCAGAGAGATTTTGTTACAACTGATCAATGGCGCGATGGCTCCGTCGCAAATCGGCGCCTTGTTGATTGCATTGCGCATGAAGGGTGAGACGCCCGATGAAATCATCGGATTCATTGAGATCATGCAGGAGCGGGCTGTCCGAGTTGATCTATCGCTTCGCCCGCTCGTTGATACATGCGGCACTGGCGGCGATCGAAGCGGGAGTTTCAATATCTCGACCATGGCCGGATTGGTGGTTGCCGGCGCCGGTCAACCAGTCGTTAAGCATGGAAACCGCGCCGTGTCCAGCCGATGCGGCAGCGCCGATTTTCTGGAGACGCTCGGCATTCGCGTCGGGCTTGACCCAGACGGCGTTCGACGTTCATTGCACGAAACGGGCTTCGCCTTTCTCATGGCGCCGATGTTTCACCCGGCCACCAAACAGGTGGCTTCGATCCGACGCGAGTTGAAGGTAGAAACCATCTTTAACAGTCTTGGGCCGTTGACCAATCCGGCATCGCCTGAGTATCAGTTAGTGGGCGTCTCCAGTCTGGCAAAAGGCCGGAAGATCGCCGAGGTGATGCGCCGGCTCAACCGGCGTCGCGTATTTATTGTGCATAATGAAACGGGCTACGACGAAATGACGCCTTGTGGACGCAACGTAGTGCTGGAAGTGGCCGAGGGCCAAGTGCGAGAGTTTGTCATTGAAGCTGCGGATTGTGGCATGCAACCATGCCGAGCAGACGATCTACGAGGCGGGTCGCCAGAAGAGAATGCGCGTATCGGCATGGCCATTCTCAAAGGCGAGCGAGGGCCGAAACGGGATACTGTGTTGATGAATGCCGGCATGGCCTTGTGGGTGGCGGGCCGCGCCGGTGATCTGCGGCAGGGCATCGAGCAGGCAGCCGAGTCACTCGATTCGGGCCGCGCATTCCATGTGGCCGATTCATTGCGGCGGCTGTTCCCCTACGATGGCGGTGCCCCGCCGATTCGTCTGGCCTGGGATTAGAGGAGGGCGTATGATCCAATCTGTATTGGAGACAATCATCTCGGCAAAACAGCAGGCTGTTGAACAAGCGCAGCAACAGAGGCCGCTGCCAGAGCTGATGCGACTGGTTCGGGAGAGTCCGCAGCCGAGAGATTTTAAGGCGGCATTGCTCGGCGCGGGGCTTTCGGTCATCGCCGAAATCAAAAAGGCTTCGCCGTCACGAGGTGTCATGGTTGAAAATCTGGATGTCTGCGACGTGGCGCGGCAGTATGAGGAAGCGGGCGCGGCGGCCATCTCTGTGGTGACGGAAGAGGCATTCTTCGCCGGCCATCTTCAAGACGTGCAAGCGGTCAAACAAGTCGTCGGGCTGCCGGTGTTGCGCAAAGATTTCATCTTCGACGCCTATCAGGTGTGGGAATCGCGCGCGGCGGGAGCGGACGCAATTCTGCTGATTGCCTCATTGTTTGACATGCCGGTGCTGCGAACATTCATTCTGCTCGCGCGCCGCCTGCGCATGGCGACGCTCGTGGAGATTCGCACGAGCGATGACTTAAAAAAGGCGCTGGATGCCGGCGCTGATCTGGTCGGTGTGAATGCGCGTGATTTGAATCATTTTGTCGTTGATCTGCGCGTGCCGCTTTCCTTAGCGCCGTTAATCCCGCCGGGAATTGTGAAGGTCGCCGAGAGCGGCATCAAGACAGCAGAAGACCTGCGATCTATTCGACAGGCCAAGTTCGACGCCGTGCTGATTGGCGAAACATTGATGCGGGCTGAGCATCCCGGTGGCAAATTGCGTGAGCTGATTCATGAGAGTGCGACGCATTCGAGTCGGCAAATTGCGTGAACTGATTCATGAGCGTGCGACGGATTCGGGTCAAAGTGTGCGGCATAACCAATGAAGCGGATGCGCGATTGGCAGTCCAGTGTGGCGCCGATGCGATCGGATTCATTTTCGCGCGCAGTCCACGACAAATCACGATCACGGCTGCTCGTGCTATCGCGCGGCGGTTGCCGCCGTGGATCGCTCGCGTCGGCGTCTTTCAAGATCACACGTTGGAGCAAGTGCAGGACGTGCTGGATGAAGTCGGGTTAACACATGCGCAATTGCACGGCTCGGAACCGCCTGAGTACCTCCGCCGATTGAACGGGCGCGCTGTGAAAGTGTTTCACCTGTCTGACGCGAATCTGCTCCAGGAGATTCGGCGCTACGATTGTCATACGGTGATGCTTGATTTGGCCAAGCATGAGTCAGGCCATATCATGAGTTTCATCGAGATCGCCCGCGCGGTGGCAGCGCGCTACAACGTCATTTTAGCCGGCGGCTTGACGCCTGAGTGCGTGAAGCGGGTCATTGTGCAGGTCAATCCCTACGCAGTGGATGTCGCGCGCGGCGTCGAAGCGTGTCCGGGCAAGAAGGATTGCATCAAGATGGAGCGATTTTTTCAACAAGTCAGGGAGGCGGAACATGAACTATGACCAGCCTGATGAGCGTGGCCGATTCGGGCGGTTCGGCGGACAGTACGTTCCAGAGACATTGATGGAGGCGCTGTTTGAGCTGGATCGCCACTTTCAATCGGCTCGGCATGATGAGCAGTTCAATCGAATGTTTCGACATCATCTCTGCGAGTTTGTTGGTCGGCCGACACCGCTTTATTTGGCCGAACGGCTCACGCAGCAACTGGGCGGAGCAAAAATCTACCTGAAGCGGGAAGACCTCTGTCATACCGGCGCGCACAAAATCAATAATTGCGTCGGGCAAGCGTTGCTGTGTGCGCGCATGGGGAAAAAGCGCATCGTGGCTGAAACCGGCGCCGGTCAGCACGGCGTGGCGACGGCTGCCGTGGCAGCGCGATTGGGGCTGGAATGTGTTGTTTATATGGGCGAGGCCGATATGAAGCGGCAGGCACCGAATGTGTTGCGCATGCGGTTGCTGGGCGCTGAGGTCAGACCTGTCAGCGATGGCCGCCAAACATTGAAAGAAGCTATCAATGCAGCTATCCGTGATTGGGTGACGCACGTCAAGACGACTCATTACTTGCTCGGCTCAGTTGTTGGGCCGCACCCTTACCCGACGATGGTACGACACTTCCAGTCGGTCATCGGTCAGGAAGCTCGCCAACAAGTGTTAGCCTGCGAAGGCCGACTGCCCACCGCGCTGGTTGCATGTGTTGGCGGCGGTTCCAATGCGATGGGGTTGTTTTACCCGTTTCTGTCAGATGACTCGGTGAGAATTTATGGCGTCGAGGCCGGCGGGCGCGGCAATCAGTTGGGCGAGCATGCAGCGACGATCCGATATGGCCGGCCTGGCGTGCTGCATGGCGCTTACTCATACGTGCTGCAAGATCGTTTCGGTCAGATTGCTGAAACACACTCAGTGTCAGCCGGATTGGATTATCCGGGCGTTGGGCCGGAACATAGTTTTTTGAGCGAGTCAGGGCGCGTCACATACGTCACAGTGTCTGACCATGAGGCGCTAGCTGCTTTCGAGCAGTTGTCTCAAATAGAAGGGATCATTCCGGCGCTTGAATCGGCGCATGCGCTTGCCTACCTCAAAAGACTGATCCCGCACACAGGACGCGATGACGTTGTCATCGTCAATCTTTCCGGGCGCGGAGACAAAGACCTGCAAACAGCCGGCGACGCAATGGAGGCACGATGGGACAGGTCGCATGTCGCATGAATGAGTTAAAGCGGGCAGGCCGGAAAGCGCTGATCCCATTTCTGACCGCCGGTTTTCCCTCACCAGAGATTTTTCTGCGACTGCTGCGCGCCGTTGATGAGCTGGCTGATCTGATTGAAATCGGCGTGCCGTTTTCTGATCCGCTCGCTGATGGGCCGGTTATTCAACGAGCGTCGCAAATGGCCTTGCAGCAGGGCATCACCTTAGATTGGATTCTGCAAACGCTGGCCAACACGCAAACGCGCGCGCCGCTCGTGTTGATGAGTTATTTGAATCCGTTGTTACAATACGTCGCCGGCAATGTGGCGGCTGCGGCTCACCATGCGCAGATTGCCGGTTTGATTGTGCCAGACCTGCCGGTTGAAGAAAGCGCACCACTGGAAGCGCAGGCCAGAGATCACCAATTGGATATGATCTACTTGGTGGCGCCAACAACAAGCGCGGAGCGCGCCCGCTACATTGCTGAGCGTTCGCACGGCTTCGTGTATCTGGTCTCGATCACCGGCGTGACAGGCGCTCGCGCGAGTTTCCCTTCGGAGACATTCGAGTTTCTCCATCGCATGCGCCAGGTAACCGATCGGCCACTTTGCCTTGGATTCGGGGTTTCGCATCCTCGTCAGGTGGAGCGCATCGCGCCGTATGTGGATGGGGTAATTGTCGGCTCGGGTCTGTTACACGCGATCATGGATGCGCCTTCGGATCCGATCCGCGCTGCTCAAGATTTTCTGTGGCCGATCAAACGGGCGCTAGAACAAGCAGGCTAGTGCGATTTTCAGTTGCCTTTGACCTCGTGGCCATGCAGCTTGCGGGCTAATGTACGCTGGCAAGCGCGCGCAGGGCAGACTCATTCACAAACCGAGCTAGCTCTTTTTCGCATTCAATGTTTTTTCAATGAGCGCCTCAGTCAGTTGAATGGGGTGGCCGCTGAACCGCAGGATGCCTTCACGGTCAATAAGAAAGGCTCTGGGAATACCGCGCACGCCGTAAAGTCTCGCAACCTGGCTATTCCAGTTGCCTTGATCGTAAAGAATCATGAAATCGAAATTGCCGTTTTTCAGAAAACTGGTCGCGCGTGGCGTCAGTCCTTCGATGTTGATGCCGATGACTTTCAAGCCCTTGGATTGATACCGGCTGTGTAGTTTCTGTACGTGAGGCATGCTCACCCGGCATGGCCCGCACCACGAAGCCCAGAAATCAAGCAGTACGACTTTGCCGCGAAAATCGCGAAGCGAGTATTGTTTTCCTGTTTTATCAGGCAGTTTGAAATCCGGGGCCAATTGATTCAGGGCTGGCTGATTGAAGACCTGTAGTGAGTATGTTGGAGTGCTAGAAAAGCAAACCAACGCTCCGCCTAGAACGGCGCATGCAATCAGTACAAACGCTCGCTCAGTTCGACGCATATCGTTATGACTCCTCTGATTCGAATGAAAATTGAAGGATAGGCAGAGATGATTATTCAAGCAAGTGGCAGCGGAGATTTCAGGCTAGCTTGAGCGACCTCGTCTCAACGACGTGTCCTCGGATGATGTCACGAGATTCATGTTGCAGAAGAGCGTGATAGTCATGCGTGTTTATAAGCCGCTGGCCGGCATGTTTGGGCAAGAGCCTGGTCAAATATCTAAGATCACCTGAGCCTGCCAGCCACGCGCCGTGCGTTCAACCTGAAAACGGTGGAGCGTAACTGCTTTGACGTCCACGACGAGCTCATGCTTGCTCGGATCAAGCCGCTCGCCATAAACCTGCGCCTCCGCTGTGTGGCGCTCGCCGTCCTGCCGAATCACCACACGCTGGGCGCGTAGCAGGAGTTGCTCGGCGTCCTTGTAAAAAACAAACTCTTGCAGGAATCGAAACAAGAGGAGGTCTAGCGCATGAGACTCAACCGAGATAGTGCGGCGCACTTGATCGTGGATGGTGTTGAGGTCGCTCACCATCACATTCATCGTCGCGTCGGCGGCGGCGATGAACAACTCTTCAAGCGTGTCGCCCCATGCTTCCAATGCCACGTCGGCGGTGGCGATGTCTTCAAGGTAGCGGTATGGCATAGGCGTGATTCGTGGATCGTGGTCCGTGATTCGTGGATCGTGGTGCGTGGATCATGGTCCGTGATCCTTGATTCGTGAGAAATGCCTGCGCTGAGCTGACCACTGTCCATTGACCTCCTGAGCACTGACTTCTGACTTCTGGCTCCTGACTCCTGACATTTGGCTTCTGGCTTCTGACTTCTGACTTCTGACCACTGACCACTGACCACTGACCACTGATCACCGACCACTCCCCACTGACCACTATCCACTATCCCTTGACATTGCCGATGGGAATGAATCGAACCACCGGTTTACTGAGGCCGGCTCGGTCGGTGGCCTCGATCACGTCGTCAATGTTCTTGTAGGCTGGGCCGGCTTCTTCTGCTAATCCGGCGTAGGAGACAGTGCGCACGTAGATGCCGCGGGCTTCCATCTGCCGTTGAAGTTCTTTGCCATTGAACAATTTCTTCGCCTTGTTGCGGCTCATGGTGCGACCACTGCCATGAGCTGTGGTGAAGAACGTTTGATCGCCGCTGGGGATGCCGGCGAGCAGATACGAGCCGGTCTCCATGCTGCCCCCGATGATGATCGGCTGCCCGGTCTGCTTGTAGATAGCCGGCAGCTCGTCAGCGCCGGGAGCAAACGCGCGTGTCGCGCCTTTACGGTGAACCAGCACATCGCGCATCTGACCGTCAACATTGTGCCGTTCGAGCTTGGCGGTGTTGTGCGCCACGTCATAGACCTGATGCAGGCCCAGTTCCTTCGGGTCCTTGTGAAACACGTCGGCGAACACTTCGCGGATGCGATGCAGAATGACTTGTCGGTTCGCAAATGACATGTTGATGGCGCAATTCATCGCGGCGAAGTAAGCCTGTCCTTCGGGCGAGTCGAATGGCGCGCAGGCCAATTCTCGATCAAGGATTTTGATCTTGTACTTGCTCTCCATGACACTGAGAAACATCTCCAGGTAGTCAGTGGCGACCTGATGTCCAAAGCCTCTGGAGCCGCAATGAAACATCACCACAACTTGATTGGGTAGATCAATGCCAAATGCTTTGGCCAGCGCTTGATCAAACACATACTCAGGTTTGGCGACCTGAATCTCCAGATAATGATTGCCTGAGCCGAGCGTGCCGATTTGCTTGTAGCCGCGTTCGACGGCTTTCTTGCTGATTTTGGAGGCGTCGGCGCCGGCGATGCAGCCGCCGCCTTCCGTGCGTTCTAGGTCTTCCTGCCAGCCGTAGCCGTTCTGCACGCACCAACGCGCACCTTGCTCAACGACGTGGCGAAATTCATCCTGCGAGATTTTCACAAAGCCGGACGCGCCGACGCCGGCAGGCACGCGCGCGAATAATTTGTCCACCAGCGTCTTCAGATGCGGTTTGACCTCCTCGTAGGTCAGATTGGTTCGCACCAGGCGCATTCCGCAGTTGATGTCAAATCCGACGCCGCCAGGTGAAATGACGCCGGTTCGCGCATCCATCGCCGCCACGCCGCCAATCGGAAAGCCGTAGCCCCAATGCCCGTCGGGCATGCAATAGGCGTACTTCAAAATCCCTGGCAACGTGGCCACGTTTGTCACCTGATCGAACACGCCTTCGTCCATCTCTTGCAACAGCTTCTCTGTTGCAAAAATGCGGGCCGGCACACGCATGCCTTGTTTGTGTGTGATAGGAATTTCCCATGTGGTTTCGTTGATTTTCTTGATGTCATTTGGTATTGCCATAACTCACCTCCCCATGAAAACGAGAGGATATTATAACCGACCGGCGCCAATTGTGATGGATGGAATCAAACGCAACGAAACTATTTGTAGACGGCGACGTCAGCTTTGCGCAGCAGTTGATCTTGGTAGTAGAAGCCGCGCCTGATGGTGCGGGCAATGGCTTGAGGGCGGCCGCCGGCGACGAATTCGACGATATTGTGCTCACCGGCTTGGAACGGCTCCATGGCAATTGGCGCGATAGGTTTCAGGTGAGCCGCCTGAAACACATTTTTGAGGGCGCGCTCCAGTTCAGGATTTTCTCCGGGTGGAGCGAGCCGACGATCACATACATCAACAGCCATGAGCACGTCGCCGCATATCAGCCGGTCAAGCTGATGTTGAATGTAGGCCTGTGGGTCTGTCAGTTTGTCAATGGCTTGCTTGACAGCGCGGCCCAGCTCTTCAAGAAAGAGCGCATAGCCGCTGGGACCGGCAGAGACGCGAATATGGAGGTCTAGTGTAATATCTCGGTTCTGTAATTGGGATTGGATCGTGGTGATCTCCCGGCTCACTCGGCGCGCGCGTTCGGAGGCTTGGCGGAGGTCGGCATAGACATCTTTGTTCATCGCTGCGCCTTTCGTCAGCAAATTGTCCAGCGCCTCAACCAACGCTTTAGCGCGCTCAGCTTCTGCCTGCAGGTTTTTGGCCAATGGTAGATCATCGCGGAAAAAGCGATTGAGGGTTTCTCCGGCGCGTTTCATCGCGGCTTCGAAGCCATCTTGTTCCAGGCCGTTGACCGTGCCGCCAAAGATAAGGCCTAAGAGTCGGGCGTAGAGCCGATCAGCAGACTCGCTGCTGAAGCCGGTCGCCTGCTCCGAAGCGCCAGCCGCTGAGCCTGATGGATGACTCGTCGTGCCCTGTTGCATCTGCGCGCGCAATTCCTCTAACGCCCGTCGGTGTTCGTCAGTATGGGCCTGTTGTTCGCGGACTTTGTTCACAAGTTGAGAGATGGCCTGTTCAAGCCCTTCGATCTTGGCCCGCGCTAGTTGCTGTTGTTTCATCAGTTCAGCCTTCAGCTCATCGAACGCGCGTTGCAGTCGCTTGCTGATTTGCTGCTCAACGGCCTCGGCTGCCCCGGCTTGCGTCTGGCTAGCCAGCGTCTGCTCCAGAGCAGCAAGGCGGTCACGTTCGCGGTGGAAGTCAATGATCAGCGTTTCCAAAGAGGCCAGCTTCTGTTCCATGTCCTCCAGTCGCCTGCCCTGTATTTGCACCGATTGGGTAAGCTGAGACGACGGATTGGATAAGTCGGTTGTGGGTGGTAACGGAGCAGGGGACTGACCCGTGAATGGGGGTCGTGATGTGAAGCGATTTTCGACATCGTCATACGATGGGCTGCGCACGGGGCTGCGTGAAGTTCGCTGGTGTGACCAAAACTGGGTGAGCTTCGTCCACCAGCCGGGTGAGGCAGGAGGCGGTGTCGGCGCTGGTGGTGGTATGACAGCCGACGGCCCGCTGTATCGCTCTGACATGGACACCATCAACATGTCGGGTTCCGGTTCCATCACCGGCCGCTCAAACCGATGTCTCAAGTAACGGTATAAGACCCAGAGAATAGCCAACCCCAGAAGCAGGGCTACCAATTGACCCACCGGCGACGAGATGAAGTCTTCAGCCAGCCACAGGAACGAAGAAGTCGCCCAGGTGATGGGCACCACCAGGACTTCACCCGCCTGGCCAACAGCATCACGACGAACCGCATTGAGCAATTGAGTGCGATCTTCCGAAGAAAATTCAACCTGACCGCTTTGGATCAGCAGCTTGGAACTGCCCGGTTCGGTCGGTTGCTTGTTGAGCATGACATGGAGCGTCAGCGTTTGCTGAAAGCCGTACCATTGTTGGCTGCTTAATTGTTTGTTCGGTTCTAAATTGATGGTTTCTGAGGCAAGGATGTCCGGTGTCGAAATTTTGATGTGGGAGGGGATATCCACGAACCGGAGAAAGCTCCAACCAATATCATCGCCTTTGAATGTGACGGTCTGTGGCTTGAGGTAATCGTCAATTGATAATTTGAGGTTGGCCGGCGTGACCGAAATGGTTGGCAGCGGACTTCGCCAAAAGAGCTTAATGTAACGTGCCTCTGCCTGAGCGCTGACCTCGTTCTGCTGAGCCAGTAACTCGGCAGCTTGAACCGTGTCCGGTTGTGGTTGTCCGGCGGGCACGCGACCAACGCGGTAGACCAAGCTGATGGGCGAGGTGGCAGCGA
The sequence above is a segment of the Blastocatellia bacterium genome. Coding sequences within it:
- the trpC gene encoding indole-3-glycerol phosphate synthase TrpC codes for the protein MIQSVLETIISAKQQAVEQAQQQRPLPELMRLVRESPQPRDFKAALLGAGLSVIAEIKKASPSRGVMVENLDVCDVARQYEEAGAAAISVVTEEAFFAGHLQDVQAVKQVVGLPVLRKDFIFDAYQVWESRAAGADAILLIASLFDMPVLRTFILLARRLRMATLVEIRTSDDLKKALDAGADLVGVNARDLNHFVVDLRVPLSLAPLIPPGIVKVAESGIKTAEDLRSIRQAKFDAVLIGETLMRAEHPGGKLRELIHESATHSSRQIA
- a CDS encoding RtcB family protein yields the protein MAIPNDIKKINETTWEIPITHKQGMRVPARIFATEKLLQEMDEGVFDQVTNVATLPGILKYAYCMPDGHWGYGFPIGGVAAMDARTGVISPGGVGFDINCGMRLVRTNLTYEEVKPHLKTLVDKLFARVPAGVGASGFVKISQDEFRHVVEQGARWCVQNGYGWQEDLERTEGGGCIAGADASKISKKAVERGYKQIGTLGSGNHYLEIQVAKPEYVFDQALAKAFGIDLPNQVVVMFHCGSRGFGHQVATDYLEMFLSVMESKYKIKILDRELACAPFDSPEGQAYFAAMNCAINMSFANRQVILHRIREVFADVFHKDPKELGLHQVYDVAHNTAKLERHNVDGQMRDVLVHRKGATRAFAPGADELPAIYKQTGQPIIIGGSMETGSYLLAGIPSGDQTFFTTAHGSGRTMSRNKAKKLFNGKELQRQMEARGIYVRTVSYAGLAEEAGPAYKNIDDVIEATDRAGLSKPVVRFIPIGNVKG
- a CDS encoding archease, translating into MPYRYLEDIATADVALEAWGDTLEELFIAAADATMNVMVSDLNTIHDQVRRTISVESHALDLLLFRFLQEFVFYKDAEQLLLRAQRVVIRQDGERHTAEAQVYGERLDPSKHELVVDVKAVTLHRFQVERTARGWQAQVILDI
- the trpD gene encoding anthranilate phosphoribosyltransferase, translating into MEETLERLVSGEHLSRQEAREILLQLINGAMAPSQIGALLIALRMKGETPDEIIGFIEIMQERAVRVDLSLRPLVDTCGTGGDRSGSFNISTMAGLVVAGAGQPVVKHGNRAVSSRCGSADFLETLGIRVGLDPDGVRRSLHETGFAFLMAPMFHPATKQVASIRRELKVETIFNSLGPLTNPASPEYQLVGVSSLAKGRKIAEVMRRLNRRRVFIVHNETGYDEMTPCGRNVVLEVAEGQVREFVIEAADCGMQPCRADDLRGGSPEENARIGMAILKGERGPKRDTVLMNAGMALWVAGRAGDLRQGIEQAAESLDSGRAFHVADSLRRLFPYDGGAPPIRLAWD
- the trpB gene encoding tryptophan synthase subunit beta; its protein translation is MNYDQPDERGRFGRFGGQYVPETLMEALFELDRHFQSARHDEQFNRMFRHHLCEFVGRPTPLYLAERLTQQLGGAKIYLKREDLCHTGAHKINNCVGQALLCARMGKKRIVAETGAGQHGVATAAVAARLGLECVVYMGEADMKRQAPNVLRMRLLGAEVRPVSDGRQTLKEAINAAIRDWVTHVKTTHYLLGSVVGPHPYPTMVRHFQSVIGQEARQQVLACEGRLPTALVACVGGGSNAMGLFYPFLSDDSVRIYGVEAGGRGNQLGEHAATIRYGRPGVLHGAYSYVLQDRFGQIAETHSVSAGLDYPGVGPEHSFLSESGRVTYVTVSDHEALAAFEQLSQIEGIIPALESAHALAYLKRLIPHTGRDDVVIVNLSGRGDKDLQTAGDAMEARWDRSHVA
- the trpA gene encoding tryptophan synthase subunit alpha produces the protein MGQVACRMNELKRAGRKALIPFLTAGFPSPEIFLRLLRAVDELADLIEIGVPFSDPLADGPVIQRASQMALQQGITLDWILQTLANTQTRAPLVLMSYLNPLLQYVAGNVAAAAHHAQIAGLIVPDLPVEESAPLEAQARDHQLDMIYLVAPTTSAERARYIAERSHGFVYLVSITGVTGARASFPSETFEFLHRMRQVTDRPLCLGFGVSHPRQVERIAPYVDGVIVGSGLLHAIMDAPSDPIRAAQDFLWPIKRALEQAG
- the trpE gene encoding anthranilate synthase component I; the encoded protein is MFELKQELVADLETPVSAFLKLRPLNPLFLLESVEGGEALGRYSFIGLNPMLRLEMQLGGIIWWELGIRRRASGHPWELLRETLARLSSPPTRADLPRFSGGLVGFVGYDAVRFMERLPETARPVMPFPLAAFYLPAVILAFDHVRRTVSIIGAKSQLGVDETVEQVHRLLSRPIHELPSAPSTRPRANQTAEQFVERVMRAKEYIAAGDIFQVVLSIRFEGETQAHPFQVYRALRMINPSPYMYYLDFGSHQIVGSSPEMLVRLENGQAMVRPIAGTRPRGADQQEDDQRARDLLADEKERAEHLMLVDLARNDLGRVAQPGTVTVPVYASVERYSHVMHLVSSVECRVAPQIDMIDLFQAVFPAGTVTGAPKIRAMQIIEELEGEQRGPYAGCVGYFGLNGNMDHAITLRTTFFAGGRYYIQAGAGIVADSVPQREYHEIHSKAQAMFRALEMAGGKL
- a CDS encoding redoxin domain-containing protein is translated as MRRTERAFVLIACAVLGGALVCFSSTPTYSLQVFNQPALNQLAPDFKLPDKTGKQYSLRDFRGKVVLLDFWASWCGPCRVSMPHVQKLHSRYQSKGLKVIGINIEGLTPRATSFLKNGNFDFMILYDQGNWNSQVARLYGVRGIPRAFLIDREGILRFSGHPIQLTEALIEKTLNAKKS
- a CDS encoding aminodeoxychorismate/anthranilate synthase component II, producing the protein MKVLLIDNYDSFTYNLYQMLRVLGADVIVRRNDELSLDQVDRLSPTHLVISPGPGRPEQAGLSCAVIEGFYNKIPILGVCLGHQCVAHVFGGRVRRAPRMMHGKTSAIHHDGRSIFRGVTNPFRATRYHSLIVERDELPDLLEVSASTAEGEIMGLRLKAFPVEGVQFHPESIMTPEGAKLISNFLQLGAQS
- a CDS encoding phosphoribosylanthranilate isomerase; amino-acid sequence: MSVRRIRVKVCGITNEADARLAVQCGADAIGFIFARSPRQITITAARAIARRLPPWIARVGVFQDHTLEQVQDVLDEVGLTHAQLHGSEPPEYLRRLNGRAVKVFHLSDANLLQEIRRYDCHTVMLDLAKHESGHIMSFIEIARAVAARYNVILAGGLTPECVKRVIVQVNPYAVDVARGVEACPGKKDCIKMERFFQQVREAEHEL